Within the Halomonas sp. HL-93 genome, the region ATCGCGCACGGTGTGAGGCGTAGGTTTTGGCATAGTGACTCTCCTTAAGCGTGAGCGTGACGATTGTTTAACTAGCCGTCGCACTATTTACTCTAGGTGATTCACGTGCAGATGCGATGATCATCCAACTGTATAATTCAACGCTATAAAAGCGCTTGTTAAAGAACAGCGGACGCCGCAATTGTCATATTGAATAGGTCGAATGACCGGGTGGCGTAGCGTAAGGAGGAGAGAATATGGACGCACGTGAATATTTGAACCGCAAAGGCGTACCGTTAGATCGAGATGCCGACCGTCCCAACACGCTGGAAGAAAAAGCCTGGGAGCGCGCGCGCGGGGCTGGGCAAAAACGGCCTAAGTCGGGTACGCCCCATGACTGGGAAGAATGGGAGCGCTATCACGATGATTTGGCACACGATGCTGATACCTTGGCGCAAAAAATCGACAAGGACGCCCATCGCAAAGCGACAGCGAACGATCAGGTCAAAGCAGAAACAGTGCCGTCTGGCGATAACAGCGTTGAATTTTTTACCCCTGAAAACACCGGTGGCAACGAACCCAGCATTCAGCCTCCCCCGGCCAAGGCGCTGCCTGGATCGGTTAAAGCCGCTTATTTTGCGCTGGCCGTGCTATTACCACCGTTAGCAGTGGCCTTGACGGAAGGGGGAGGGCGGCGCGTGTCCATCGCAACGTTACTGACACTGTGTGTATGGGTGCCGGGGGTTGTGTACGCGCTGGCCTGGTTGCGTCGAGAGATTTAAGACCAGCTTTTAAACGTTGCCCCTCTGGCGATCCCACAGTTTTTTGCTTAAAGGTCATTGGCAACGGCGATACGGTACGTATAATTCGCGTCAACTTTTATAAAAGCTGGGGTTTACCATGGCGTATCTCGTCGGTGTCACCGTACTGTGGGCGTTTTCTTTTTCACTGATAGGCGTTTACTTGGCGGGGCAGGTCGACAGCTATTTTGCAGTACTACTCCGGGTAGGGCTTGCCGCCTTGGTTTTTTTACCGTTCTTACGGCCGCGTCTTTTGAAGGGTAAGCAACGTTTGGCGCTTATGGCGTTGGGCGCCATTCAGCTGGGCATTATGTACACGTTCTTTTATCAGTCGTTCCTATTGTTGTCGGTGCCTGAAGTTCTGCTGTTTACCATTTTTACGCCTATCTATATCGCACTGCTTGACGACCTGATGTTTGGTCGTTTCACGCCGATCTATCTGTTAAGCGCTATCCTGGCGGTGATTGGCGCCGCGGTTATTCGCTACGACGGGGTTGATGGTGGTTTTTGGATGGGGTTTTTGGTCGTTCAAGGAGCTAATCTGTGCTTTGCTATTGGCCAGGTTGGTTACCGGCGCCTGGCCGCTGACTTACCCGCCGATTTACCCTGGCATAATGTGTTTGGCTGGTTTTTTATCGGTGCCATGGTGATTGCGCTGCCGGCCTTTTTACTGTTTGGCGATGGCGCTGCTTTACCCACCACTGGCGTACAGTGGGGTGTATTGGCCTGGCTAGGCCTGGTGGCGTCAGGCGTGGGTTACTTTGCCTGGAATCAAGGGGCCACCCGGGTGGACGCGGGTAGCTTGGCGGTTATGAATAACGCGTTGATTCCCGCAGGGCTAGCCGTCAATCTATTGATCTGGAACCGCGAGGCTGATATGTCTCGGTTACTACTCGGGGCGGGTATTTTGGCCGCTTCTTTATGGCTGAATCATTGGTGGCGGCAACGCCAGCGGGTGCACCCTGCCTAAGTCCATTTGCCCGAGCTACTTCCCCTCGCCATAATGGGGGCTGATCTTATCCGAGTCGGCCCATGACCCATCATGTTCAGGAAGCTGCTGTGCCATCGAATATACCAAAGGAGTCGGGTCGGCCATTTAATACCATCGGGTTAATTGGCCGACTGGGCAGCGATAAAGTCATCGACTCGCTGCAGCGCTTAGTCAATTACCTGGTTGAGCATCGCTACCGCGTACTGGTCGAGGATCGTACAGCAACGGTGATCCCGCACCATGGTCAGCCCGAGGCCAGTCGCCGTGCTCTGGGTGAGATGTGTGACCTGGTGATTGTGGTCGGCGGCGATGGCAGTCTGCTGGGCGCGGCCCGGACGCTTTGCCATAGCGGTACGCTGATTTTAGGCGTCAATCGAGGGCGGCTGGGCTTTTTAACTGACATCTCACCGGCCGAACTGGAAACCCGCGTTGGTGAAGTGCTGGCCGGTGAGTTCGAGTTGGAAGAGCGGTTCCTGCTAGACATGGCGCTTTACCGCAATGGCGTGATGGTGGGCTCTGGCGAGGCGCTCAATGAAGTTGTTGTTCACCCTGGCAAAGCGGTGCGTATGATTGAATTTGAGCTGTTCATCGACGGACAGTTCGTCTACAGCCAGCGTAGTGATGGTTTGATTATTGCTACCCCCACGGGCTCGACGGCCTACGCGTTATCCGGCGGCGGGCCAATCATGCATCCCAAGCTGGATGTGGTTACCTTGGTGCCGATGTTTCCCCACACCCTCTCAAGCCGGCCCATCGTGATTGATGCGGCTAGCGAAATTCGCCTGCACATCGGCGAGACCAATCAATCTTATCCTCATGTAAGCTGCGATGGGCAAACGCGGTCGGTCGCCAAGCCAGATGACGTAGTGGTGATTACCCGGAAGCCAGAACGAGTTCAGTTGGTGCATCCCATTGGGCACAATTTTTATGAGGTGCTGCGCAGTAAGCTTGGCTGGAGCAATCGGTTGGGAGACTGAGTATGGTCAACCAAATCGCCGCCAAGCCGGGGTTTGAAGGCTATGATCTGATTGGGGATGTGCATGGCTGCGGGGCAACGCTTGCGGCGCTGCTCGAAAAGCTTGGTTATCGCCAACGCAGCGGAGTATATCGCCACCCGCGTCGGCGGGTTATCTTCTTAGGGGACCTCATTGATCGTGGACCGCGTATCCGGTTAGCCGTGACTATCGCTCGACGTATGGTCGAGGCGGGCGAAGCCCAGATCGTCATGGGCAATCATGAATACAATGCGCTGGCGTATACCCACCCCGCGCCTCCAGGTAGCCATAAACGCTGGCTACGCGAGCATACGCCGCGCCACAACCGCATTATTCAAGACACGCTGGCGCAGTACCGCGACCACACCAACGAATGGGAAGATACGCTTGCGTGGTTCAAAACGATCCCGCTGTTCATTGAGCAGGATGGCATGCGGGTGGTGCACGCCTGCTGGGACAACGCATTGATCGCCAACTTTAAACGGGATCACCCGGACGGCTGCCTGGATGATGCCTTTCTTGTGGCATCTACCGATCCTTCGACCCAGGCGTTTCGCATTTTGGATCGCTTGACGCGGGGCAGCCATCTTCCGCTGCCAGACAACATCGCGATTCACTCGGGAGACGGATTTACGCGGCGTAGCTTCCGCACGCATTTTTGGGCGGCGTCGCCACAATGCTGGGGGGATGTCGCTTTCCAGCCCGATAACTTACCCGGTGATTTAGAGCAGCGACCGCTGAGTCAAGAAGAGCGCAGCACGCTGAGTTATTACGGCCCAGACGAGCCGCCATTATTCATTGGACACTATTGGTGTGAGGGCATCCCCGCGCTTCCTACTGCGAATATTGCCTGTTTAGATTACAGCGCCGTGAAGTATGGCCGATTGGTTGCCTATCGCTGGCAAGGCGAAGAAAAGTTAAATGCCGATCATTTCGTTTGGATTCAAGTGGATAGAGAAGAACAGAGCGTTTTAAATACGGTAGTGGATGACGATGATTAACTTGAATTATTATTTGATACATTACGTTACATAATTTTTGCAAAACATATGAACTAACCCTATCGCCGCCCGTCTGAATAGGTGTTCCCTTGAATGATCCCTTGCTATTTACCCGGCGGCCCCCTCCGCCGGTTTTTTTTGGTGGAAATGATAGCCACCGTATAGGCATGCTAAGACGTGCTCTATCAAGTTGGCCGCGAGGCCTACGCTATTATTACGAAGGAAGCCTATGCACCCAGTGATGCGTTTACCCCCCAACGCGGATACTCAGGCATTACGCAAAGCGCTTTGGCGTTATCGCATTGGGCACCGCATAACCGCTGAAGACAATGCCCAGGTGCTTTGGGTCGCCGATCCAGGTCAACGTGAAGCGCTGCTTGCGCTGGTTGCCCGTTGGCAGCAGGGCGAACCTCTTGAGTTAGCTGAGCAGGCTTCAACGGAACGTTCCCCCGCGCTGCTATCAATCCTCAAGCGTCTACCGGTCACCGTGGCCATGGTGGCGGTGAGTTTGGTCGTCTTTGCGCTGATAGGGATTTTTGGTGACCTGTTTATCGTGGCCCTTACCATCGTGCCGATTGGTATTGCCAACGGTGAGCTAGCTTACGGTTCGCTCTCGGATACACTCTCTAGCTTCCAGATATGGCGCCTGCTTTCGCCAGCATTTCTGCATTTTGGCTGGATGCATCTGATCTTCAACCTGATGTGGGTATGGTATTTCGGCCGTCAGGTCGAAGCCTTGCAAGGTGGACGTACGCTGCTCTTGCTGTTGGTAGTGGCGGGCGTGTTGGCGAATCTGGCCCAATACGCTACAGGCACGGTACTGTTTGGCGGTATGTCGGGGGTGGTTTATGCCTTGCTGGGGCACGTTTGGCTAATGTCGCGCCGGGTGCCGCGAAGCGGTTTTTTTGTCCCGCAAATGCTGGTTGTGTTCATGCTGGGCTGGATGGTGTTTACCATGACCGATATGGCTGGTTTGGTAGGCTTTGGCAACGTTGCCAACGAGGCACATCTTGGCGGATTGATCGTCGGTCTGCTAACGGGCTGGTATTATAGCGCGCGGCGTTTACGGTCTTAACTGAGGAGTTTGGCATGAGTGATATGACCTTCGACAAAATGATCAACCAGATGACCCCGGCCATTTACCAGAGCCTTAAACAAGCGGTGGAGTTGCGCAAGTGGCCAGATGGCCGCTACCTCACTGCCGAGCAAACCGAGCTGTGTTTGGAAGCCGTGATGCGCTTTGAGGTGGAGAACAACGTGCCCGAAGCCAACCGTGTCGGTTACCTGGAACAGCGCACCTGCGGCGCAGGCGCCACGGGGCAGGGTGTCTCGCCAGAGATGGCAGGCCTTGCCAAGGATGCTTCGCGTGACTGATGCGCTAGCACAGGGTTGCCTACGCAAAATGGCGGTAGCACCTGGCTCATCACAGGCTCGGCCTGTCAGCTACCAGCTGCGTGCGGGCGAATATCACATTGATCTGAATGAGCGGATTGGGTCACCGCTAGTGCTGCGCTGGAGTGGCGCTATTGCCTGCACCCATTGCGGTCGGGCGACCAAAAAGAGCTTTGCCCAAGGTTATTGTTACCCCTGTTTTAAGCGACTGGCCCAGTGTGATACCTGCATCGTCAAACCTGAGACTTGCCATTACTTTCAGGGCACCTGCCGTGAACCCGAGTGGGCCCAGCAGCATTGCTTTCAACCGCATATCGTTTACTTGGCTAACTCGTCGGGTTTGAAAGTGGGCATTACGCGTAAAACACAGATGCCAACGCGATGGCTGGACCAGGGCGCTATACAGGCATTGCCAATTCTGGAAGTCGATACTCGCCAGCAGGCAGGCTTTGTCGAGATGCTTTTCAAGGACCACGTAGGCGACCGGACCAACTGGCGGGCCATGCTCAAAGGCGACGTGGTGGAACTTGATCTAAAAGCCGAACGTGATCGTCTCATGGCCGCAACGGCCAGTGGCCTTGGGCAACTGAAAAGCGAGCACGGAGCCGATGCCATTCGCGAGTTGGACGCGCAGCATTATGCATTCCAATATCCGGTCGCGACCTTTCCCAGCAAAATCGTCTCACATAATTTTGATAAGCAGCCCGAGGTAAGCGGCTTACTACAGGGCATCAAAGGCCAGTATTTAATGTTGGATACCGGGGTGATTAATCTGCGTAAATTTACGGGGTATGAAGTACAAGTAATTTAAAATGGTTAGCCAAGGTACGTTTGCTTGACTAAGTTTAGGAAACTATTGCTCCTGACTTAAGTAATGCAAGGAAGCTTTGATGCCCTGGCTTAAACTGCTTCATATTGCCGCGCTAGTGATTTGGTGCGGCTCGCTGCTTTATCTACCTGCCTTGCTTAGTCAAGCCCTGCAGCTACCCAAGGGCTCGGGGTTTGCTAAGGGCACGCCGCCTATGCCCCGATTCTTTTATAACTCGATTGCGACCCCGGCCGCGCTAGTGGCTATCGCCTCTGGAACGCTATTATTTCTGGTTAACGGTTTACTGGGGGGATGGTTAGTCTTAAAACTGGGCTCGGTGGTGGCCATGGTCGCCGCCCACGGCTGTTTTGGCTGGTTAATACTGCGTCTTGAAAGGGGGCATTATCGCTGGGTAAAGCCCGCCAACTGGTCCGCGCTGTGCGTGGCATTGGCGGGTATTCTAAGCGTGCTAGCATTTGTGTTAGCCAAACCGATGGATTGGAGCTAACACCATGGCGCTAATCCTCAACGTCGACCCCCACCGCGTGTTCATACACCAGTTGCCCACCCAGAAGACCCGCCACGGCGATCAAACCAGCGGTGATCAGCGATATGGCCAGCCCCCACGGCCAAACCGCGTTGAGGTCGTTAAAGCGCAACAGCCAGTTCAGCGACGCCAGCGAAAGCATTACTACCGCTACAATGGCATGGCTCCAGCCGGTAATCAGGCGGCGAATACGCGGCACGGTGACCAAGTCAATAATACCTGCCGTACTGGCTATCCAGCCACCAAAAGCGCCCACGCCCGCCAGCCACAAACTGGCGCGCAACCAAAAGGGATCGCCGCTCAGCAAAAAGCCAATATCGCTGGCGACCAGACCCAACAATGCTGCAACGGGAAAATGAATCATCACGGGATGCAGTGGGTGCCCGGCGATAGCCGCGCGGCTAGTGATCGAGCGTTGGCGAGTTTTTGCCATAGTCACTTCCTTTGTGCACGAAAAGCAATTCAAGGGGTAACGCTAAGTATCCAACGCTTAATCCCGCAGCGGGTCAACCGGCTTACCACACCGTTAGCAGCATTGATGGGGATGCTGTTGGTCGGTTGCGCTGGCGATAACTCTATTCTAGACCCTGCAGGCCAGGCAGCGCGAGATGTGGCGCTGGTCTGGTGGGTGATGCTGGGTTTTGGCACCGCTGTATTGATCACGGTCACCAGCTTTTGGCTTTATGCTTTCAAGCGCAAAGAGACAATACGCACGCCTGCTCAGGAGCGCCGTATAGCGCGATGCTGGATCATCGGCGGCGGGATTATACTTCCGGTAGCCAGTATTACCGCGCTGTTAACCTTTGGGGTCCCAACTGGGCAGCGAATGTTAACGCTGCCATTGAGCGATCCACCGGAAGTGATTGAGGTGATGGGTCATCAATGGTGGTGGGAGGTGCGCTACCCCGGGGCGGAAGGAGGCGAGGTGGTGACCTCTAACCAACTGATCATGCCAGCGGGTGAGCCAGTTGATTTTCACGTCACCGGTGCCGATGTGATCCACGCCTTCTGGGTGCCACGGCTGGGCGGCAAAATCGATATGATCCCTGGGCGCGTTAATAAAATCCGCTTGGAAGCAGATGAACCAGCGGTATTTGGTGCTCAGTGCGCCGAGCTTTGTGGCGTAGGCCACGCCCACATGCATCTTCATGTAGAAGCCGTTGAACGCGAAGAATACGAAGCGTGGTTGGCGGCTCGTCAAACGGATGAATTGGCATCGTTAGCGGCAAATGGCCAATCGCATGAATCTGCCAGGGAGGCCTTTACGACCCATTGCGCCAGTTGCCACCGGGTGGCGGGGCTCTCAAACGCTGGAGAAGGGCCTGATCTTTCTGACCTGGGCAGTCGAACTAACTTGGGGGCTGGCGTTATGCCCATGGAAGAAGGCGCGGTGGCCCACTGGCTACAGCATCATCAACGCCTAAAGCCGGGCAACAAAATGCCACCTCAGGATGATATTGAAACGGACACCTTGGAAAACCTGGGTGATTGGCTGGAGACGCTAACCCCATGACGCCTATCAACCGAGACGTTACTCCGCCAGGGGATGTACCTGAAGACCCGCAGGGCTTGCACAATGATTTACATGAAATATGGGGCAATCCGCGTGGTTTGAAAGCGCTGACTATCGTGAACCACACCACCCTCGGCCTGAGGTTTATGGTTACCGGAATGGTGTTCTTTTTGATGGGCGGCATGCTGGCCATGCTGGTGCGTGCCCAGTTGGCACTGCCTGGCCAGGGCTTCATGACACCGGATATTTATAACCAAGTGACCACCATGCATGGCACGGTGATGATGTTCCTGTTTGCTATCCCGGTACTTGAAGGGTTAGCGATTTATATGATCCCTAAGATGATCGGTGCACGTGACCTGGTTTGTCCAAGGCTAACCTCACTCGGCTACTGGTGCTATTTGTTTGGCGGCATCATTGTAACGTTTAGTTTGGTGCTGGAAATGGCGCCTGATAGCGGCTGGTTTATGTATACGCCACTGAGTAGCAGTGAGTATTCACCTGGTTTGGGCTCAGATTTCTGGCTGTTAGGCATCACTTTTGTAGAAATCTCGGCGCTTTCTGCGGGGGTCGAGCTTGTGGTTTCGATTCTACGCACGCGGACCCAAGGAATGGCGTTGCATAAAATGCCGCTATTTGCGTGGTACATCCTCGCCATGGCGCTGATGATTGTCGTCGGTTTTCCACCCTTGATCCTTGGCAGTATTCTTTTAGAGCTTGAGCGTGCGGTAGGCATGCCGTTTTTCGATGTCGCCGGGGGTGGTGACCCGATTCTTTGGCAGCACCTTTTTTGGCTATTTGGTCACCCTGAGGTTTACATTATTTTCTTACCGGCGGCGGGTATTGTCTCTACGCTGATTCCGGTCTTTGCCGGTCGTCCTATTGTCGGCTACGGCTGGGTGGTCTTTGCCATTCTCGTCACCGGCTTTATTAGTTTTGGGCTGTGGGTTCACCACATGTTCACGGTGGGCATCCCTCAGTTGGCTCAAGCGTTCTTTTCTGCAGCCAGTATGTTGGTCGCAGTACCCACAGCGATTCAGGTGTTTGTGTGGTTGGCTACGCTGTGGCTGGGTAAGCCCAAAATGAAACTGCCGATGCTTTGGATTGTAGGGTTCCTGGTGATTTTTGTATGCGGTGGTTTAACCGGGGTGATGCTGGCGCTAGTACCGTTTAACTGGCAGGTACACGATACCCACTTTGTGGTGGCGCACATGCACTATGTTCTGGTCGGGGGGATGTTCTTTCCGCTGATTGCTGGTCTGTACTACTGGCTACCCCTGTTTTCTGGTCGCATGCCGTCTGAAGCACTCGGCAAATGGGGATTTTGGCTCACTTTTATCGGTTTTAATACCACCTTTTTGATTATGCACTGGACCGGCCTAAAGGGCATGCCGCGCCGGGTTTATGCTTATGATACGGGTATGGGTTGGGATGTTTTCAATCTTATATCGTCAATGGGTGGCTTCATTTTGTCTGTCGGTATTGCCATGGTGCTGTTGGATATTGCGCTGCACTTCCGTTTTGGCAAACCTGCAAAACATAACCCATGGAATGCCGATACCTTGGAGTGGGCCAATACTATGCCGCCGAGCGCCTATAACTTTGTCAGCCTGCCCAACGTCGATACGCGCCATCCGCTATGGGATGATCCTGATTTGCCACGCACTATGATGGAGGGTAAGCATGGGTTGGCAGTGGCTAGCCATGGCCGGCGCGAAATGTGGGGTAGCGACCCTCTGACGGGTAAGGTGCGAGAAACCGTCCACCTGCCAGGTAATTCTTGGTGGCCCTTATTCGCTGCGATGGCGCTGGCCGTGGTGTGTTTAAGCTTGCTGACAAAGTTCTATCCATTGGCGGGTTTCGCGGTGGTGGTGGCCGGGGTATTTCTGCTGCGTTGGTCGTGGGAGAACGGGGCGCACCCTAAAGCGGCGCCAGATGCGAAGGTTAACCGTGGTGACCCACCGCTACATTCGCGCACCATGGACGGCCCAGGGCTGTGGGCCATGTCGGTGACGTTGCTCGCTAATGGCTCGTTCTTCCTTGCCTATCTATTTGGCTGGTTTTACCTGTGGACGGTATCACCTGAATGGCGAATGCCTGAGTCATCGCCGCTCTCATTGGTGTGGTTAATCGTTGCCGGATTGGCGCTGACTGTTGGTGCTGGGTTACTGGAAAAGCATGTACGTGGTTTACGTCAGCAGCGCGATGTAGGGCTGGCAGTCGGTATGTATTGCATTAGCGCCCTGGGAGCTTTGCAGGTAACGCTCACGCTATGGGTACTGCTAGCGGCAGATCTCGCGGTTACTGAGACCACCCACGATGCGGTGGTAATGGTGGGGCTGGTTTATGTGTTGCTGCACGGTGGCTTGGGTGCCGTTCTTACGCTGCTTCAGGGGTTACGTGTGGGGTATGGTTATGTAGGGGCTCATGTTCCTTTCGAGCCTATGGTGGTCGCGCAGTGGTGGCGTTATAACGTGGTGACCTTCTGGGTCATCGTGGGCGCGCTTGCCGTGTTGCCACGTGTGATAGGGGGCTAAGCCCGATGACAACCACGATGAAGCGTCTGCATTTAACCCATCCGATACATTTCATTATCGGCTTAACGCTATGGAGCGCTTGGTTTGTGACTGTTTACGGGGGGCATGCGGTGGCCTGCGCTGCCATGCCTCCTGACCCAGAGCAGGGCGTTTTTACGTTAGTTAACGCTATGCTGCTGGTCGTTAGTTTGATGGCAGTTGGTTTATTGGCGGTACTCGCCTTGGGGTGCTGCCGCATCGCCCAGCACCATCAGGGGCGCTTGCGCTTTAATGCTGTGGTTTCCGCTGGGCTCTATCTTTTCTCTGCCTTGGGCGTTGTTTTTACGGCGATGCCCATTGTAGGTATACCGCCATGCCTGTGAGTGGTGCGGCTCAAGAGGACGAACAACTCTATACCCTTCAAGGTATGTGGTGCACCAGTTGTGCTCAGGCGGTAGAAGGCTTCCTCAAACAGCTTGACGGTGTACACGACGTTAGCGTGCATTACCCAAGCGCCACGCTTTGCATTATCGGCACGCCTGCCGCGACCCAGCTTTCAGCACTCGCCCCACAAGTAAAACGCTTAGGCTACCGCCTCAGATCTCTGGAGCCGGTGGTAGATGCGCACGTGCGATTGGAACAGGAGAGCCGCCATCTTACCCTCAGGCTCATGGTGGGCTCGCTGTTTGGCATGTGGACCATGCTCGCCTCAGTGTTGATTTATGCCGGTGCCTTGCCTAGTGAACGAGTTGAAGTGGTGGTGGCATGGATAGCAGGGGCCTTTTCACTGCCCGTTGTGTTGTTTGCAGGCGTGCCTTTTTATCGCGCGGGGTGGCGTACGGTGCTCGCCAAACGTCCCGGCATGGATGTGCTCGTCAGCCTTGGCGTGTTTAGCGCAGTGATCGTATCGATATGGCTTTTATGGCGCGGCTCTGTTGAGGTGTATTTCGATACGGCGGTGATGCTGGTCGTGCTTCTATTAATCGGGCGGCAGGTGGAAACCCTTTGCCGGCACCGAGGACTAAAAGCGTTGGATGCGCTGGCACTGCCCGACGTGAACATAAGGGTTTGGCAAGATGAAACCTGGAAATCGCTACCCGTTGGTGACGTGTCCACGGAAATGCGCATTGAACTATCGCCGGGCGAGTTAGTAGCACTGGATGGCACCCTTGAGACATCAGGTTGGATAGATACGGCTTCGCTCACCGGTGAAAGTTTGCCGCGCCACTTCAGTGCAGGGCAAACGGTATACGCTGGCTGCCGCTACCTTGGCAAAACTCCTATTGTGATGCGGGTAAGTGCTCAAGTGGGCAAGCGCCGATTGGATCGACTGTGTGACGAGATGCGGCGCTATCAAGCGAGAAAAGGCGAACTACAGAAGCTCGCCGACCGCTTTGCTGCCTGGCTAAGCCCTCTAGCGCTGTTGCTCGCAATGCTTACGCTGCCTGGAGCGCTTTTACTGGGGCTGGGCTGGGAAGAGGCGTTCGCGCGGGCACTTTCGGTGTTGGTCGTGGCATGCCCCTGCGCGGTCGGTCTTGCGGTGCCGCTAGCAAGCCTTGCGGGTAGTGGCCAAGCCATGCAGCAAGGCATCGCGCTGCGTGACCCCGTGGCGCTTGAAACCTTGGCGCGGATTCGCTCGGTAGCATTGGATAAAACCGGTACATTGACGACCGGCAGCCATGCGGTGCTGCACTGGCAGGCACGAGATGACGTTGATGAGCCCACCTTGAAGAAGAAGCTTAGCGCCGCAGTGAGTGGAAGCGAACACCCATTGGCACAAGCGTTAGCGCGCTGGTCAGACAGCCAACGTGGACAGTACGATCAACAGAATATTGAAGTAAAAGAGTCACCTGGCGAAGGGCGGCATGTGCAACTCAG harbors:
- the ctaD gene encoding cytochrome c oxidase subunit I, coding for MTPINRDVTPPGDVPEDPQGLHNDLHEIWGNPRGLKALTIVNHTTLGLRFMVTGMVFFLMGGMLAMLVRAQLALPGQGFMTPDIYNQVTTMHGTVMMFLFAIPVLEGLAIYMIPKMIGARDLVCPRLTSLGYWCYLFGGIIVTFSLVLEMAPDSGWFMYTPLSSSEYSPGLGSDFWLLGITFVEISALSAGVELVVSILRTRTQGMALHKMPLFAWYILAMALMIVVGFPPLILGSILLELERAVGMPFFDVAGGGDPILWQHLFWLFGHPEVYIIFLPAAGIVSTLIPVFAGRPIVGYGWVVFAILVTGFISFGLWVHHMFTVGIPQLAQAFFSAASMLVAVPTAIQVFVWLATLWLGKPKMKLPMLWIVGFLVIFVCGGLTGVMLALVPFNWQVHDTHFVVAHMHYVLVGGMFFPLIAGLYYWLPLFSGRMPSEALGKWGFWLTFIGFNTTFLIMHWTGLKGMPRRVYAYDTGMGWDVFNLISSMGGFILSVGIAMVLLDIALHFRFGKPAKHNPWNADTLEWANTMPPSAYNFVSLPNVDTRHPLWDDPDLPRTMMEGKHGLAVASHGRREMWGSDPLTGKVRETVHLPGNSWWPLFAAMALAVVCLSLLTKFYPLAGFAVVVAGVFLLRWSWENGAHPKAAPDAKVNRGDPPLHSRTMDGPGLWAMSVTLLANGSFFLAYLFGWFYLWTVSPEWRMPESSPLSLVWLIVAGLALTVGAGLLEKHVRGLRQQRDVGLAVGMYCISALGALQVTLTLWVLLAADLAVTETTHDAVVMVGLVYVLLHGGLGAVLTLLQGLRVGYGYVGAHVPFEPMVVAQWWRYNVVTFWVIVGALAVLPRVIGG
- a CDS encoding heavy metal translocating P-type ATPase; the encoded protein is MPVSGAAQEDEQLYTLQGMWCTSCAQAVEGFLKQLDGVHDVSVHYPSATLCIIGTPAATQLSALAPQVKRLGYRLRSLEPVVDAHVRLEQESRHLTLRLMVGSLFGMWTMLASVLIYAGALPSERVEVVVAWIAGAFSLPVVLFAGVPFYRAGWRTVLAKRPGMDVLVSLGVFSAVIVSIWLLWRGSVEVYFDTAVMLVVLLLIGRQVETLCRHRGLKALDALALPDVNIRVWQDETWKSLPVGDVSTEMRIELSPGELVALDGTLETSGWIDTASLTGESLPRHFSAGQTVYAGCRYLGKTPIVMRVSAQVGKRRLDRLCDEMRRYQARKGELQKLADRFAAWLSPLALLLAMLTLPGALLLGLGWEEAFARALSVLVVACPCAVGLAVPLASLAGSGQAMQQGIALRDPVALETLARIRSVALDKTGTLTTGSHAVLHWQARDDVDEPTLKKKLSAAVSGSEHPLAQALARWSDSQRGQYDQQNIEVKESPGEGRHVQLSSGEWLTVGSARWFASQHITLPAQAETGTMAFASQVMIADGTGWLATFYLTDQPVQDAEPSVKRLLASGYVVAMISGDRQGAVSWLAQQVGLTRETCYAQCSPEAKARLLQGLPSPTLYVGDGLNDTLSLAAADVGIAPLSASEAAREGASAQLMTTGIGGVVKLLSIAKRTRRIMVQNLFFSAFYNTLALGLVLIMAIPPLVAVLAMAASSLSVTLNAARLAWAEPEGSA